One window of Mesorhizobium sp. WSM4904 genomic DNA carries:
- a CDS encoding cellulase family glycosylhydrolase, with product MALLGAMIKTLMAVLLALVTLAMPAEAATFSMKRGLNLDQWTTWTGEEKWNDPSAILPYPEWRKFLKADDLKALKDAGFDFLRMPVDPSPFLSDETLSLRDDLYASVLDSARMINRAGLKVIVDLHLIPAGGNRKIGMSEVMDDPATFDAYVEVVRKMAHTLSGEDPSQLAFEPMNEPIVDCDDNGTNLWPDRQKKLFAAARSSATRLTLILTGGCYSNAASLAKIDPKAIPDDNIIWAFHSYDPFLLTHQGATWAGDFIRYVTGLPYPMTAVPRARLDVALETIRDRIKAEAPWTRRSGMLAYLDEQVASMDTPDKLIGVMDAPFKIVEDWAKANGVKPQDITLGEFGMIRREYGNAYVMPAEYRAAYVRDMIARAEAHGFSWSVWGYGGAFGIVDAFDGDKAEPNVMDAIRSLR from the coding sequence ATGGCACTGTTGGGCGCGATGATCAAGACCTTGATGGCGGTCCTGCTGGCGCTTGTCACCTTGGCGATGCCCGCCGAGGCGGCGACGTTTTCCATGAAGCGCGGCCTCAACCTCGACCAGTGGACGACCTGGACCGGCGAGGAGAAATGGAACGACCCGAGCGCCATCCTGCCCTATCCGGAATGGCGCAAGTTCCTGAAAGCGGATGACCTCAAGGCGCTGAAGGATGCCGGTTTCGATTTCCTGCGCATGCCGGTCGACCCCTCGCCCTTCCTGTCCGACGAGACGCTTTCGCTGCGCGACGACCTCTATGCCAGCGTGCTGGATTCGGCGCGCATGATCAACCGCGCCGGGCTGAAAGTGATCGTCGACCTGCATCTCATCCCGGCCGGCGGCAACCGCAAGATCGGCATGAGCGAGGTGATGGACGATCCCGCGACCTTCGACGCCTATGTCGAGGTCGTGCGCAAGATGGCGCATACGCTATCGGGAGAAGACCCAAGTCAGCTTGCCTTCGAACCGATGAACGAGCCGATCGTCGATTGCGACGATAACGGCACCAATCTGTGGCCGGACCGCCAGAAGAAATTGTTCGCGGCCGCGCGCTCTTCCGCCACCAGGCTGACGCTCATCCTCACCGGCGGCTGCTACTCGAACGCGGCTTCGCTGGCGAAGATCGATCCGAAGGCGATTCCCGACGACAACATCATCTGGGCGTTCCATTCCTACGACCCGTTTCTTTTGACGCATCAAGGCGCGACCTGGGCCGGCGACTTCATCCGTTATGTCACCGGCCTGCCCTATCCGATGACCGCGGTGCCGCGCGCCCGGCTCGACGTGGCGCTGGAGACGATCCGCGACAGGATCAAAGCCGAGGCGCCATGGACGCGCCGCAGCGGCATGCTTGCCTATCTCGACGAGCAGGTCGCCAGCATGGACACACCCGACAAGCTCATCGGCGTGATGGACGCGCCCTTCAAGATCGTCGAGGACTGGGCGAAAGCCAACGGCGTCAAGCCGCAAGACATCACGCTCGGCGAGTTCGGCATGATCCGCCGGGAGTACGGCAACGCCTATGTGATGCCCGCCGAATATCGCGCCGCCTATGTCAGGGACATGATCGCGCGCGCCGAGGCGCATGGCTTTTCCTGGTCGGTATGGGGCTATGGCGGCGCCTTCGGCATCGTCGACGCCTTCGACGGCGACAAGGCCGAGCCCAACGTGATGGACGCGATCAGGTCGCTTCGCTGA